One segment of Coffea arabica cultivar ET-39 chromosome 7c, Coffea Arabica ET-39 HiFi, whole genome shotgun sequence DNA contains the following:
- the LOC113698810 gene encoding putative pentatricopeptide repeat-containing protein At3g47840: MVSPLRPCIRRLYATSSIAYAAEPRSCLASGTSTDYLTRKTHEGSQVDILLINSRLKELVKMGHLCDARRMFDELPQRDEISWTNMIAGYVNGSDPSEALSLFSRMWVDPNLQMDPFVLSLALKASGISMNKKFGDSLHGYSVKTGFVNSVFVGSALVDMYMKIGKVWDARIVFNEMPLRNVVSWTAVITGLVHAGSDMDGLMSFAEMWRAGINYDSYTLAIALKACANLGELNYGREIHTHTIKKGLDASSYVANSLATMYNKCNKLNYGLQLFKKMHAKDVVSWTTMIATYVQMGQEHLGIQTFLQMRESDVSPNGFTFSTLISGCANILKLDWGEQLHAHVLRLGLAHYLSVTNSLVTLYSKCGQLDSATKMFQEMSTRDIVSWSTIIAGYAQGGYGEEAFDFLSRMRRSGPKPTEFALASLLSLCGSMAILDQGKQLHAHVFIIGLDHTAMIRSALINMYSKCGSIGEASTVFYKMENDDVISWTAMINGYAEHGYSHEAIKLFEEMSKVGLRPDPVTFIGVLSACSHVGLVDLGFHYLNLMSKMYKITPSKEHYGCMIDLLCRAGRLHDAENMIKTMPLDQDDVVWSTLLRASRLHGDVECGRRAAEQILKMDPSCAGTHITLANIYSSAGKWREAAKVRKLLKSKGVIKEPGWSWIKVKDQISAFVAGDRSHSQSEEIYYILDLVASKTEVAVFELDCLLHDLED, translated from the coding sequence GAAGATTATATGCAACCTCAAGCATTGCCTACGCTGCTGAACCCAGAAGTTGTTTGGCTTCTGGGACGAGCACAGATTACTTGACAAGAAAAACCCACGAAGGTTCTCAAGTTGACATCTTGTTAATTAACTCAAGGCTGAAAGAGCTTGTGAAAATGGGGCATCTTTGTGACGCGCGGAGgatgtttgatgaattgccgCAAAGGGATGAAATTTCGTGGACCAATATGATAGCAGGATATGTCAACGGATCTGATCCGTCAGAAGCGTTGTCTTTGTTTTCTAGGATGTGGGTTGACCCTAATCTTCAAATGGACCCTTTTGTACTTAGTCTAGCATTGAAGGCTTCTGGGATTAGTATGAACAAGAAATTTGGAGATTCACTACATGGATACTCGGTGAAAACTGGCTTTGTGAATTCTGTTTTCGTCGGAAGTGCACTAGTTGATATGTATATGAAAATTGGGAAGGTTTGGGATGCTCGTATAGTTTTTAATGAGATGCCTTTGAGGAATGTAGTTTCTTGGACTGCCGTTATTACAGGACTTGTTCATGCTGGTTCTGATATGGACGGCTTAATGTCTTTTGCTGAAATGTGGAGAGCAGGCATTAATTACGATTCATATACTTTGGCCATTGCATTGAAGGCATGTGCCAATTTGGGTGAATTGAATTATGGCAGAGAAATCCATACCCACACGATAAAAAAAGGGTTGGATGCAAGTTCATATGTTGCTAATAGTCTTGCAACAATGTACAATAAGTGCAATAAATTGAATTATGGCTTACAGTTGTTTAAGAAGATGCATGCCAAAGATGTGGTTTCATGGACAACCATGATTGCGACATATGTTCAGATGGGTCAAGAGCATCTTGGGATACAAACTTTCTTGCAAATGAGAGAATCTGATGTCAGTCCTAATGGGTTTACATTTTCAACTCTGATCTCGGGCTGTGCAAATATTTTGAAACTTGACTGGGGTGAACAGTTGCATGCACATGTTCTTCGTTTAGGTCTTGCTCATTATCTATCTGTGACAAATTCCCTTGTGACTTTATACTCAAAGTGTGGACAACTCGATTCAGCTACTAAAATGTTTCAGGAAATGAGCACGAGGGATATTGTTTCCTGGAGCACAATTATTGCTGGATATGCTCAAGGAGGTTATGGCGAGGAAGCCTTTGATTTTCTATCACGGATGAGAAGGTCAGGACCAAAGCCCACTGAATTTGCTCTTGCTAGTCTGTTAAGTCTTTGTGGAAGTATGGCAATTCTTGACCAAGGAAAGCAACTTCATGCCCATGTTTTCATTATTGGATTAGATCACACAGCTATGATTAGGAGTGCTTTAATAAATATGTATTCAAAATGTGGAAGTATAGGAGAAGCCTCGACTGTATTCTATAAGATGGAGAATGATGATGTCATATCATGGACTGCCATGATTAATGGATATGCTGAACACGGATACAGCCATGAAGCCATAAAGTTATTTGAAGAAATGTCAAAGGTTGGCCTGAGACCAGATCCTGTGACCTTCATTGGTGTTCTTAGTGCTTGCAGCCATGTTGGGCTCGTTGACCTTGGCTTTCACTACCTCAACTTGATGAGCAAGATGTATAAGATAACCCCTTCTAAAGAACATTATGGTTGCATGATTGATCTCCTATGCCGAGCTGGACGATTGCATGATGCAGAGAACATGATCAAGACTATGCCACTTGATCAGGATGATGTTGTGTGGTCAACTCTGCTCAGAGCGTCGAGGCTACATGGTGATGTTGAATGCGGAAGACGAGCTGCAGAACAGATTCTTAAGATGGATCCAAGTTGTGCAGGGACCCACATTACCCTAGCTAATATTTACTCTTCGGCTGGAAAGTGGAGAGAAGCAGCAAAAGTTAGGAAGCTCTTGAAATCAAAAGGTGTCATCAAGGAGCCAGGATGGTCTTGGATCAAAGTCAAGGATCAAATTTCTGCATTTGTCGCTGGTGATCGATCCCATTCTCAGTCCGAAGAGATATACTACATTCTGGATTTAGTCGCTTCCAAAACAGAAGTTGCAGTCTTCGAGCTAGATTGCCTGCTTCATGACCTAGAAGATTAG
- the LOC140010435 gene encoding lipid phosphate phosphatase epsilon 2, chloroplastic-like isoform X1 yields the protein MSSVAAVFGRPTFIPSPTRLVRPPPPHQNIFPLTSRLQVCKKKFLKQSSLMTEPSRFRPGDDPGDGGTLGALEEEAFVDGSSGPAASGLEAIVNNLSKWLTAVLFGIFLLVRHDAAALWAAWGSVMNMAMGIMLKRLLNQERPVSNLRSDPGMPSSHALSISYITTYIILSVIQYWGLNGITAAISGIFLSIGSYFSWLRVSQQLHTISQVVVGALLGTVFSTLWFWAWSSIVLKAYVSNLWVQIVVTLGGAAFCTVFILHVIRYWVMEPLTLYMSRKFSG from the exons ATGTCATCTGTCGCTGCTGTTTTTGGAAGACCCACTTTTATTCCCAGTCCAACGCGCTTGGTAAGACCCCCTCCTCCTCACCAAAATATTTTTCCACTGACATCAAGATTGCAGGTTTGTAAGAAGAAATTCCTAAAACAAAGCAGCCTGATGACCGAGCCCAGCAGATTCCGACCCGGTGATGACCCTGGCGATGGAGGAACCCTCGGAGCTTTGGAAGAGGAAGCTTTCGTTGATGGGTCCTCCGGTCCTGCAGCTAGTGGACTCGAAGCTATTGTTAATAACTTG AGTAAGTGGCTGACTGCGGTACTCTTTGGCATATTTCTCCTTGTAAGGCATGATGCGGCTGCACTGTGGGCTGCTTGGGGTTCTGTTATGAATATGGCAATGGGAATTATGTTAAAGAGATTATTAAACCAAGAACGACCTGTTTCTAATTTAAGATCAGACCCAGGCATGCCATCTTCGCACGCTCTGTCCATCTCCTATATAACTACATATATCATTCTATCAG TGATTCAATATTGGGGGTTGAATGGAATTACAGCTGCCATCAGTgggatttttctttcaattgggtcttaCTTT AGCTGGCTTCGTGTTTCACAACAGCTTCATACAATCAGCCAAGTCGTTGTGGGTGCTTTGTTGGGAACTGTCTTCTCAACGTTGTGGTTTTGGGCCTGGAGTTCTATTGTACTAAAGGCATATGTATCCAACTTGTGGGTTCAGATTGTCGTCACCCTGGGTGGTGCTGCATTTTGCACTGTATTTATTTTACATGTTATTAGGTACTGGGTTATGGAACCATTGACTTTGTACATGTCTAGGAAATTCTCAGGCTAA
- the LOC113699458 gene encoding uncharacterized protein — protein sequence MEAFDFDNVTPEKSSFILRCTRLRSIAKLFRIVEVFFVLILLSWTSTRLPFAVKISGEYCRHLVTIVISPLFIFLLGNLIVLTLLFKAGRILSGGQSPADINSEMETETDLYEAFVKTSDSCMNFTNLTSSPDEIEYQDKQTIFEVSRAAKIGKADGPEVSEVFSDKPSEMKAYSRSQSENFDSKRELPEEEEGNCGKLRRSETEKCRKVANPGEIPGETVYVFDELSNEEFQQTIEAFIAKQINFHREEKLAIVLPNHS from the coding sequence atggAGGCCTTTGATTTTGATAACGTCACGCCGGAGAAATCAAGCTTCATTTTACGCTGTACTCGCCTTAGAAGTATTGCCAAATTGTTCCGAATTGTTGAGGTGTTCTTCGTACTAATCTTACTCTCATGGACATCTACTCGCTTGCCGTTCGCCGTCAAAATCTCCGGCGAGTATTGCCGGCATCTAGTCACTATCGTCATTAGtcctcttttcatttttcttctcggCAACCTAATCGTCTTGACTCTGCTCTTCAAAGCCGGCCGCATCCTCTCGGGCGGCCAATCTCCGGCTGACATTAACTCCGAAATGGAAACTGAAACTGATCTGTACGAAGCATTCGTCAAAACTAGCGATAGCTGCATGAACTTTACGAATCTAACTTCCTCTCCCGATGAGATTGAATACCAAGATAAACAGACCATATTTGAAGTGAGCAGAGCCGCCAAAATTGGAAAAGCCGATGGGCCGGAAGTTTCAGAAGTGTTTTCCGATAAACCTTCGGAAATGAAGGCGTATTCTAGAAGCCAATCGGAGAACTTCGACTCGAAGAGAGAGCTTCCGGAAGAGGAAGAGGGTAATTGCGGAAAGCTCAGGCGTTCGGAGACTGAGAAGTGCCGGAAAGTTGCGAATCCCGGCGAGATTCCCGGAGAAACTGTGTATGTATTTGATGAATTGAGCAATGAGGAGTTTCAACAGACGATTGAGGCCTTTATTGCTAAGCAAATTAACTTCCATCGCGAAGAAAAGCTGGCTATTGTACTCCCTAACCATAGTTGA
- the LOC113698686 gene encoding psbQ-like protein 3, chloroplastic, with protein sequence MALHITRRRATTNILAASVGVLAMEAISCQQTASGFDFGMTAPEQTLEEAESGIKGHAQSLIQVKELLEAESWNAAQKALRKSSAYLKQDIYTIIQAKPGSERPELRKLYSDLFNSVTRLDYAARDENVPRIWDCYGNVVSALSNILSRL encoded by the coding sequence ATGGCCCTCCACATTACCAGGAGAAGAGCGACAACGAACATTTTGGCAGCTTCAGTTGGGGTGCTGGCAATGGAAGCAATATCCTGTCAACAAACTGCTAGTGGCTTTGATTTTGGAATGACCGCACCTGAACAGACGCTAGAAGAGGCCGAGAGCGGGATTAAAGGGCACGCTCAAAGTTTGATACAAGTGAAAGAATTGCTGGAGGCAGAGTCATGGAACGCGGCGCAAAAGGCACTGCGGAAGAGCTCAGCATACCTAAAACAAGATATATACACCATTATTCAAGCTAAGCCTGGAAGCGAGAGGCCTGAGCTGAGGAAGTTGTATTCCGATCTATTCAATAGCGTCACGAGACTGGATTACGCAGCAAGGGATGAGAATGTGCCACGTATTTGGGATTGCTATGGCAATGTTGTTTCAGCCCTTAGCAATATCTTGTCAAGATTATAA
- the LOC140010200 gene encoding probable methyltransferase TCM_000336 isoform X1: MKMDVEKIFRMKGGVGKTSYSKNSSLQKKASDKVKYITLETIEQVYLTAKPKSLGIADLGCSSGPNTLSNIREIVDAIEEISRRTLQPAPEFRVYLNDLPTNDFNAIFQALPDFYGGLKNGSSNQGAPPSIYIAGYPGTFYGRLFPDNCLHFIYSSYSLHWLSKVPQGLYDETCRSINKGSIYISDNSPPEVPKAYSKQFQEDFSLFLHSRSKELVSGGGMVLILLARKGPNHIDRGNSFFWEILYRSLASLVRKGDVEEEKLDSYDVHFYAPSKEELEDLIKKEGWSLKLEGVEMFEIEKDVCDGSATSYGTRVAMTVRAIQESMIAHHFGDAIVDDLFDIYGRMVDEEMAKEDIRAVTSVVVLRKL, from the exons ATGAAAATGGACGTTGAAAAAATTTTCCGCATGAAAGGTGGGGTGGGGAAGACTAGCTATTCCAAAAATTCTTCTCTACAG AAGAAGGCTTCTGATAAGGTGAAATACATAACCCTGGAGACCATCGAACAAGTTTATCTGACCGCAAAACCAAAGAGCTTAGGCATAGCTGACTTGGGTTGCTCCTCAGGACCCAACACATTGTCAAACATTAGAGAAATAGTGGATGCAATTGAAGAGATCAGTCGCAGAACCTTGCAACCAGCACCTGAATTTCGAGTGTACCTAAATGATCTTCCCACCAATGACTTTAATGCTATATTCCAGGCCTTACCAGATTTCTATGGTGGCCTCAAGAATGGAAGCAGCAATCAGGGGGCGCCTCCGTCTATATACATAGCTGGTTATCCTGGAACATTCTATGGAAGACTTTTCCCTGATAACTGCTTGCACTTCATATATTCCTCCTACAGTTTGCACTGGCTATCCAAG GTTCCTCAGGGTCTTTATGATGAGACATGCAGATCAATCAACAAAGGCAGCATATATATTTCTGATAACAGTCCTCCAGAGGTGCCCAAAGCATACTCCAAACAGTTCCAGGAAGATTTCTCACTGTTCTTGCATTCAAGGTCAAAGGAGCTTGTTAGTGGAGGTGGGATGGTGCTCATTTTGCTGGCAAGGAAAGGTCCTAACCATATTGATAGAGGAAATTCATTCTTCTGGGAAATTCTCTACAGATCTTTAGCCTCTTTGGTTCGCAAG GGAGATGTTGAGGAGGAAAAACTGGATTCATATGATGTTCATTTTTATGCGCCATCCAAGGAGGAATTGGAAGATTTGATTAAAAAGGAGGGGTGGTCCCTGAAATTGGAAGGGGTTGAAATGTTTGAAATTGAGAAAGATGTTTGTGATGGTAGCGCTACAAGCTATGGAACAAGGGTTGCTATGACTGTCAGGGCTATTCAGGAGTCAATGATCGCCCACCATTTTGGTGATGCAATCGTTGATGATTTGTTTGATATATATGGAAGAATGGTTGATGAAGAAATGGCCAAAGAAGATATTAGGGCTGTGACTTCAGTTGTTGTCCTTCGAAAACTATGA
- the LOC140010200 gene encoding probable methyltransferase TCM_000336 isoform X2: MKMDVEKIFRMKGGVGKTSYSKNSSLQKKASDKVKYITLETIEQVYLTAKPKSLGIADLGCSSGPNTLSNIREIVDAIEEISRRTLQPAPEFRVYLNDLPTNDFNAIFQALPDFYGGLKNGSSNQGAPPSIYIAGYPGTFYGRLFPDNCLHFIYSSYSLHWLSKGLYDETCRSINKGSIYISDNSPPEVPKAYSKQFQEDFSLFLHSRSKELVSGGGMVLILLARKGPNHIDRGNSFFWEILYRSLASLVRKGDVEEEKLDSYDVHFYAPSKEELEDLIKKEGWSLKLEGVEMFEIEKDVCDGSATSYGTRVAMTVRAIQESMIAHHFGDAIVDDLFDIYGRMVDEEMAKEDIRAVTSVVVLRKL; encoded by the exons ATGAAAATGGACGTTGAAAAAATTTTCCGCATGAAAGGTGGGGTGGGGAAGACTAGCTATTCCAAAAATTCTTCTCTACAG AAGAAGGCTTCTGATAAGGTGAAATACATAACCCTGGAGACCATCGAACAAGTTTATCTGACCGCAAAACCAAAGAGCTTAGGCATAGCTGACTTGGGTTGCTCCTCAGGACCCAACACATTGTCAAACATTAGAGAAATAGTGGATGCAATTGAAGAGATCAGTCGCAGAACCTTGCAACCAGCACCTGAATTTCGAGTGTACCTAAATGATCTTCCCACCAATGACTTTAATGCTATATTCCAGGCCTTACCAGATTTCTATGGTGGCCTCAAGAATGGAAGCAGCAATCAGGGGGCGCCTCCGTCTATATACATAGCTGGTTATCCTGGAACATTCTATGGAAGACTTTTCCCTGATAACTGCTTGCACTTCATATATTCCTCCTACAGTTTGCACTGGCTATCCAAG GGTCTTTATGATGAGACATGCAGATCAATCAACAAAGGCAGCATATATATTTCTGATAACAGTCCTCCAGAGGTGCCCAAAGCATACTCCAAACAGTTCCAGGAAGATTTCTCACTGTTCTTGCATTCAAGGTCAAAGGAGCTTGTTAGTGGAGGTGGGATGGTGCTCATTTTGCTGGCAAGGAAAGGTCCTAACCATATTGATAGAGGAAATTCATTCTTCTGGGAAATTCTCTACAGATCTTTAGCCTCTTTGGTTCGCAAG GGAGATGTTGAGGAGGAAAAACTGGATTCATATGATGTTCATTTTTATGCGCCATCCAAGGAGGAATTGGAAGATTTGATTAAAAAGGAGGGGTGGTCCCTGAAATTGGAAGGGGTTGAAATGTTTGAAATTGAGAAAGATGTTTGTGATGGTAGCGCTACAAGCTATGGAACAAGGGTTGCTATGACTGTCAGGGCTATTCAGGAGTCAATGATCGCCCACCATTTTGGTGATGCAATCGTTGATGATTTGTTTGATATATATGGAAGAATGGTTGATGAAGAAATGGCCAAAGAAGATATTAGGGCTGTGACTTCAGTTGTTGTCCTTCGAAAACTATGA
- the LOC140010435 gene encoding lipid phosphate phosphatase epsilon 2, chloroplastic-like isoform X2 translates to MSSVAAVFGRPTFIPSPTRLVRPPPPHQNIFPLTSRLQVCKKKFLKQSSLMTEPSRFRPGDDPGDGGTLGALEEEAFVDGSSGPAASGLEAIVNNLSKWLTAVLFGIFLLVRHDAAALWAAWGSVMNMAMGIMLKRLLNQERPVSNLRSDPVIQYWGLNGITAAISGIFLSIGSYFSWLRVSQQLHTISQVVVGALLGTVFSTLWFWAWSSIVLKAYVSNLWVQIVVTLGGAAFCTVFILHVIRYWVMEPLTLYMSRKFSG, encoded by the exons ATGTCATCTGTCGCTGCTGTTTTTGGAAGACCCACTTTTATTCCCAGTCCAACGCGCTTGGTAAGACCCCCTCCTCCTCACCAAAATATTTTTCCACTGACATCAAGATTGCAGGTTTGTAAGAAGAAATTCCTAAAACAAAGCAGCCTGATGACCGAGCCCAGCAGATTCCGACCCGGTGATGACCCTGGCGATGGAGGAACCCTCGGAGCTTTGGAAGAGGAAGCTTTCGTTGATGGGTCCTCCGGTCCTGCAGCTAGTGGACTCGAAGCTATTGTTAATAACTTG AGTAAGTGGCTGACTGCGGTACTCTTTGGCATATTTCTCCTTGTAAGGCATGATGCGGCTGCACTGTGGGCTGCTTGGGGTTCTGTTATGAATATGGCAATGGGAATTATGTTAAAGAGATTATTAAACCAAGAACGACCTGTTTCTAATTTAAGATCAGACCCAG TGATTCAATATTGGGGGTTGAATGGAATTACAGCTGCCATCAGTgggatttttctttcaattgggtcttaCTTT AGCTGGCTTCGTGTTTCACAACAGCTTCATACAATCAGCCAAGTCGTTGTGGGTGCTTTGTTGGGAACTGTCTTCTCAACGTTGTGGTTTTGGGCCTGGAGTTCTATTGTACTAAAGGCATATGTATCCAACTTGTGGGTTCAGATTGTCGTCACCCTGGGTGGTGCTGCATTTTGCACTGTATTTATTTTACATGTTATTAGGTACTGGGTTATGGAACCATTGACTTTGTACATGTCTAGGAAATTCTCAGGCTAA